A genomic stretch from Lathyrus oleraceus cultivar Zhongwan6 chromosome 2, CAAS_Psat_ZW6_1.0, whole genome shotgun sequence includes:
- the LOC127122796 gene encoding zinc finger BED domain-containing protein RICESLEEPER 2-like, translating into MGQPNQTIPTQYVMNEVGSTATTEVVGAELVNTQPTKKRKASASGSRQSSACWEHFIRLPDDLVDTPTAACKHCHKKYLCDPRTHGTTNMNHHILKCAKKPRTIDPTQTILTYPSAEGSSLGHVSSKFDKQACRKALSIFVVLDEQPFSAVEGEGFKYYSKVMQPQFTLPSRCIVARDCFQLHLDEKQKLKAFFKSDCNRVALTTDYWTSIQNQNYLTLTAHFVDNEWNYQKRIISFTVIPNHKGDTVGRKIEEVLRDWGIRNVSTITVDNATSNDVAVAYLHRKISTMNGMMGDGKCFHMRCVAHILNLVVNEGLKDKHLSITSVRDAVRFVKSSPHRAAKFKECIEFAGITCKKLVCLDVSTRWNATYLMLEAAEKFQAAFDKLEYEESSYREFFGKGSPPSSDDWDIVRAFISFLKLFYEATNVFSTSQSVSLHNAFHQVSAIYCELKQATMNLNGVFASVGGDMMEKYNRYWGCATKMNKLIYFGIILDPRYKLSYIEWTFKDMYGVGSVFATGLIKSIKESLQKLYDWYKQAYDQNHNRQPLGNGENNVSNDETTAGRPSLMARVDAFEQHLEEQDSIDQQNELEGFYSSKSVKRDPKFDLLVWWKHNSTQYPILSTIAKDIFATPVSTVASESDFSTGGRVLETYRSSIKPEMAEALICTQNWLKPSFTYFKDLNLMEDFELSEDIIAGKIIFKNVISLFHNCYIFLKKCLFHYFRI; encoded by the coding sequence ATGGGTCAGCCTAATCAAACTATACCTACTCAATATGTCATGAATGAAGTTGGTTCAACAGCAACAACTGAAGTTGTTGGAGCAGAATTAGTTAATACCCAACCTACAAAGAAGAGGAAAGCTAGTGCAAGTGGTTCTAGGCAATCATCTGCTTGTTGGGAGCACTTTATTAGATTACCAGATGACTTAGTTGATACACCAACTGCAGCTTGTAAACACTGCCACAAAAAATACCTATGTGACCCTAGGACTCATGGCACCACCAACATGAACCATCACATTCTAAAATGTGCAAAGAAGCCTAGAACCATTGATCCCACCCAAACTATTCTGACATACCCCTCTGCAGAAGGATCTAGTTTGGGTCATGTTAGCTCCAAATTTGACAAGCAAGCTTGTAGAAAAGCTTTGTCAATTTTTGTGGTTCTAGATGAACAACCATTTAGTGCAGTTGAGGGGGAAGGTTTTAAGTACTATTCTAAAGTAATGCAGCCCCAGTTTACTCTCCCATCTAGGTGTATAGTAGCTAGAGACTGTTTTCAGCTACACTTGGATGAGAAACAAAAACTAAAAGCCTTCTTTAAGTCTGACTGCAATAGAGTAGCACTTACTACTGATTATTGGACTTCTATCCAAAATCAAAACTACTTAACCCTTACGGCACACTTTGTGGATAACGAATGGAACTATCAAAAGAGAATTATAAGCTTCACAGTTATTCCAAACCACAAGGGTGATACGGTAGGTAGGAAGATTGAAGAGGTGTTAAGGGATTGGGGAATTAGGAATGTGTCTACCATAACTGTTGATAATGCAACTTCAAATGATGTAGCTGTAGCATATTTGCATAGAAAAATATCAACTATGAATGGGATGATGGGGGATGGAAAATGTTTTCATATGAGGTGCGTTGCTCACATATTGAATTTGGTGGTAAATGAGGGTTTGAAAGATAAGCATTTGTCTATTACTAGTGTTAGGGATGCTGTTAGATTTGTCAAGTCCTCACCTCATAGGGCAGCCAAGTTTAAAGAGTGCATTGAATTTGCTGGAATAACTTGTAAAAAACTAGTATGTCTCGATGTTTCAACTCGTTGGAACGCGACATATTTGatgcttgaggctgcagagaaGTTTCAAGCTGCTTTTGATAAGCTTGAGTATGAAGAGTCGAGCTATAGGGAGTTCTTTGGAAAAGGTAGTCCTCCTAGTAGTGATGATTGGGACATTGTTAGAGCTTTCATCTCTTTTTTAAAGTTATTCTATGAAGCAACTAATGTTTTTTCCACCTCTCAAAGTGTGAGTTTGCATAATGCTTTTCACCAAGTGTCTGCAATCTATTGTGAGCTGAAGCAAGCTACTATGAACTTGAATGGTGTTTTTGCCAGTGTGGGTGGGGACATGATGGAAAAGTATAATAGATATTGGGGGTGTGCTACTAAGATGAACAAGTTGAtttattttggaatcattttggatCCAAGATACAAGTTGAGTTATATTGAGTGGACTTTTAAGGATATGTATGGAGTCGGATCTGTGTTTGCTACCGGGTTGATCAAATCTATAAAAGAGAGCTTACAAAAATTGTATGATTGGTATAAGCAAGCTTATGACCAAAATCATAATAGACAACCTCTTGGTAATGGTGAAAACAATGTTTCCAATGATGAAACAACAGCTGGCCGTCCTTCACTAATGGCTAGAGTCGATGCTTTTGAGCAACATTTAGAGGAACAAGACTCGATTGATCAACAAAATGAGCTTGAGGGTTTTTACTCTAGTAAATCTGTCAAAAGGGATCCTAAATTTGACCTTCTTGTGTGGTGGAAACACAATTCAACACAATATCCTATTTTATCTACAATAGCTAAAGATATTTTTGCCACACCAGTGTCTACGGTTGCATCAGAAAGTGACTTTAGTACGGGAGGGAGAGTCTTAGAAACTTATAGGAGCTCCATAAAACCTGAAATGGCAGAGGCATTAATTTGCACCCAGAATTGGTTAAAGCCGTCTTTTACCTATTTCAAAGACTTGAACCTCATGGAAGATTTTGAGCTTTCTGAAGATATTATAGCAGgtaaaattatttttaaaaatgttATATCTTTATTTCATAATTGTTATATATTTCtaaaaaaatgtttatttcattattttagAATTTGA
- the LOC127122795 gene encoding kinesin-like protein KIN-14U codes for MEMFNFILELNEKRRNYEPVSAESERVRVKFGGTRKEFAFDKVFHQDTTQESVFVEVEPILRSAMDGHNVCVFAYGQTGTGKTFTMDGTNEQLGIIPRAIEELFRQASMDASSSFTFSMSMLEVYMGHVRDLLSPRQSCRTHEPLTVWK; via the exons ATGGAGATGTTCAACTTCATCCTAGAGCT GAATGAGAAGAGAAGAAATTATGAACCTGTATCAGCTGAATCAGAGAGAGTTCGAGTTAAGTTTGGTGGGACAAGGAAAGAGTTTGCGTTTGATAAGGTTTTTCATCAAGATACAACTCAAG AAAGTGTTTTTGTTGAAGTGGAGCCAATTCTAAGATCTGCAATGGACGGGCACAATGTGTGCGTTTTCGCTTATGGTCAAACCGGCACAGGCAAGACATTCACCATG GATGGTACAAATGAGCAGTTAGGGATTATTCCTCGAGCTATTGAAGAACTCTTTCGTCAAGCGTCAATGGATGCTTCGTCCTCTTTTACTTTTTCAATGAGTATGTTGGAAGTTTACATGGGCCATGTCAGGGATCTGCTGTCTCCAAGACAGTCTTGTAGAACACATGAACCTCTCACTGTGTGGAAGTAG